Proteins from a single region of Labedella gwakjiensis:
- a CDS encoding ABC-F family ATP-binding cassette domain-containing protein, protein MSASLVAKGLAGGYGHRTLFDGLDLTVAPGGVVGVVGANGAGKSTLLRILAGVDEPQAGTITLNPGDAFVGWLPQEHERVPGETVTEYVGRRTGCTQATADMDAAAALLATPEDAPAGVDPNDAYSVALDRWLASGAADLDERLPVVLHDLGLASGGAVGPDSEMTGLSGGQAARVGLAALLLSRFDIVLLDEPTNDLDLDGLDRLERFVREQRGGVVLVSHDREFLARSVATVLELDLAQSSNRVFGGGYDAYLEERETARRHAREAYDEFAEKKADLVGRARTQREWSSQGVRNAMKKSPDNDKIRRKAATESSEKQAQKVRQMESRIARLDEVDEPRKEWKLEFTIGEAPRSSAVVSTLSGAVFRQGEPGAEFVLGPVSVQVNGGDRIGITGPNGAGKSTLLRGLLGRQAPDEGAAALGASVAIGEIDQARAQLTGDRPLADAVEAILPDWPQAEVRTLLAKFGLKGDHVSRPVDELSPGERTRAGLALLQARGVNVLVLDEPTNHLDLAAIEQLEQALDSYDGTLLLVTHDRRMLDTVRLDRHWRVEDGTVAEL, encoded by the coding sequence ATGAGCGCTTCTCTCGTGGCCAAGGGCCTCGCCGGCGGCTACGGCCACCGCACGCTGTTCGACGGCCTCGACCTCACCGTCGCCCCGGGTGGTGTCGTGGGTGTCGTCGGCGCGAACGGCGCCGGGAAGTCCACGCTGTTGCGCATCCTCGCCGGGGTGGACGAGCCGCAGGCGGGCACGATCACGCTGAACCCCGGCGACGCGTTCGTGGGGTGGTTGCCGCAGGAGCACGAGCGCGTCCCGGGCGAGACGGTCACGGAGTACGTGGGTCGGCGCACGGGCTGCACGCAGGCGACGGCCGACATGGACGCGGCGGCGGCCCTGCTCGCGACCCCGGAGGACGCTCCGGCGGGCGTCGACCCCAATGACGCGTACTCGGTGGCCCTCGATCGCTGGCTGGCGAGCGGCGCGGCCGACCTCGACGAGCGTCTCCCGGTCGTGCTCCACGACCTCGGCCTCGCGAGCGGCGGCGCGGTCGGTCCCGACAGCGAGATGACCGGCCTCAGCGGCGGTCAGGCCGCGCGTGTCGGCCTCGCGGCGCTGCTCCTCAGCCGCTTCGACATCGTGCTCCTCGACGAGCCCACGAACGATCTCGACCTCGACGGGCTCGACCGCCTCGAACGCTTCGTGCGCGAGCAGCGCGGCGGCGTCGTGCTCGTGAGTCACGACCGCGAGTTCCTGGCGCGGTCCGTCGCGACCGTGCTCGAGCTCGACCTCGCCCAGTCGTCGAACCGCGTCTTCGGCGGCGGCTACGACGCCTACCTCGAGGAGCGCGAGACGGCCAGGCGGCACGCCCGCGAGGCCTACGACGAGTTCGCCGAGAAGAAGGCAGACCTCGTGGGTCGCGCCCGCACGCAGCGGGAATGGTCGAGCCAGGGCGTGCGGAACGCGATGAAGAAGTCCCCGGACAACGACAAGATCCGCCGTAAGGCGGCCACGGAGTCGAGCGAGAAGCAGGCGCAGAAGGTGCGCCAGATGGAGAGCCGCATCGCGCGACTCGACGAGGTCGACGAGCCCCGCAAGGAGTGGAAGCTCGAGTTCACGATCGGGGAGGCGCCGCGGTCGAGCGCCGTCGTGTCGACGCTGAGCGGCGCCGTCTTCCGGCAGGGCGAACCGGGGGCGGAATTCGTCCTCGGCCCCGTCTCGGTGCAGGTGAACGGCGGCGACCGCATCGGCATCACGGGACCGAACGGTGCCGGCAAGTCCACGCTGCTGAGGGGGCTGCTCGGGCGGCAGGCTCCCGATGAGGGCGCGGCTGCCCTCGGAGCGAGCGTCGCGATCGGCGAGATCGACCAGGCACGCGCCCAGCTCACCGGCGACCGGCCGCTCGCCGACGCGGTCGAGGCGATCCTCCCGGACTGGCCGCAGGCCGAGGTGCGCACACTGCTCGCGAAGTTCGGTCTGAAGGGCGACCACGTGTCGCGCCCCGTCGACGAGCTCTCGCCGGGGGAGCGCACCCGTGCGGGACTCGCCCTCCTGCAGGCGCGCGGCGTCAACGTGCTCGTGCTCGACGAGCCCACCAACCACCTCGACCTCGCGGCGATCGAGCAGCTCGAGCAGGCGCTCGACTCGTACGACGGCACCCTGCTCCTCGTCACCCACGACCGCCGCATGCTCGACACCGTTCGTCTCGACCGCCACTGGCGCGTCGAGGACGGGACGGTCGCGGAGCTGTGA
- a CDS encoding NAD-dependent epimerase/dehydratase family protein, whose amino-acid sequence MRRRDETPTTLDTIWVSGSAGKLGREVVAQLHAAGRAVIEADLVGDASVDLLDPAAVAASMAGADAVVHCAAIPSPEDIEPAELVRINSLATFNALEQAWLAGIGTAVVASSGSIYGTAWAGDWAPEPVLYPSVPVDEDTPLAYVDPYALTKDVTEAAARMFHRRGMTVTALRFHWIATPDEITGRTDEADEGAGVDDLWGYVDLRDAARASILALDPLPAHRGYEALVIAAADTTSRTLTSELLDRHLPGAERRRAFPGTTGLFDSERAATTIGWRPEHSWR is encoded by the coding sequence ATGCGACGACGCGACGAGACCCCCACGACACTCGACACGATCTGGGTGAGCGGCTCGGCCGGCAAGCTCGGGCGCGAGGTCGTCGCCCAGTTGCACGCGGCCGGACGCGCCGTGATCGAGGCGGATCTCGTGGGGGACGCGTCCGTGGACCTGCTCGACCCCGCGGCCGTCGCGGCGTCGATGGCGGGAGCCGACGCGGTCGTCCACTGCGCCGCCATCCCGAGCCCGGAGGACATCGAGCCGGCCGAGCTCGTGCGCATCAACTCGCTCGCGACGTTCAACGCGCTCGAGCAGGCGTGGCTCGCCGGCATCGGGACGGCCGTCGTCGCATCGAGCGGCTCGATCTACGGCACCGCGTGGGCGGGCGACTGGGCCCCCGAACCGGTGCTGTATCCCTCCGTCCCGGTGGACGAGGACACCCCCCTCGCCTACGTGGACCCGTATGCGCTCACGAAGGATGTCACCGAGGCCGCGGCCCGGATGTTCCACCGCCGCGGCATGACCGTGACGGCTCTCCGCTTCCACTGGATCGCCACGCCCGACGAGATCACCGGGAGGACGGACGAGGCCGACGAGGGGGCGGGCGTCGACGATCTGTGGGGCTACGTCGACCTGCGCGATGCCGCGCGCGCGAGCATCCTCGCGCTCGATCCCCTGCCAGCGCATCGCGGATACGAGGCTCTCGTGATCGCGGCGGCCGACACGACCTCGCGCACGCTGACGTCCGAGCTGCTCGACCGGCACCTCCCCGGCGCGGAACGACGCCGTGCCTTCCCCGGCACGACAGGCCTCTTCGACTCGGAACGGGCCGCCACGACGATCGGCTGGCGCCCCGAGCACAGCTGGCGCTGA
- a CDS encoding TrkH family potassium uptake protein, translated as MTTPSRRPSILRTIRPAQVIALAFAGVLAVGTALLSLPIAVQGRSATFMEALFTATSALCVTGHIIVDTPTFWSPFGQGVILALIQIGGFGVMSLATLLGLLVARRLGLRTRLSAVSETHTVAVGDVRRVLKGVALITVTIQAAVALILAARWWIGYDKDLGDALYLGVFHAVSSFNNAGFALFSDNLVSFAADPWICLPICAAIILGGLGFPVIMELRKRIALPRSWTLNTVTVIVGSVVLLVVGTIVLTILEWSNPATLGALDPAGRLLAGFTSAVMPRTAGFNSIDVSQMHPASWLVTDILMFIGGGPAGTAGGLKITTFAVLFFIIVAELRGDTAVNMFGKRLPRSTHREALTVALLSVALVVASTLAIMLMTGLGLDRVLFEVISAFATVGLSTGITASLPPAAQAILIVLMFIGRLGPVALGSALALTIQKREYELPKERPIIG; from the coding sequence ATGACGACCCCGTCCAGGCGCCCGTCGATCCTGCGCACCATCCGGCCGGCCCAGGTCATCGCCCTCGCCTTCGCGGGCGTCCTCGCCGTCGGCACGGCTCTCCTGTCCTTGCCGATCGCGGTGCAGGGTCGCTCCGCAACATTCATGGAGGCCCTCTTCACCGCCACGAGCGCCCTGTGCGTCACCGGCCACATCATCGTGGACACCCCCACCTTCTGGTCGCCGTTCGGGCAGGGCGTCATCCTCGCCCTCATCCAGATCGGCGGATTCGGCGTCATGTCCCTCGCGACGCTGCTCGGGCTCCTCGTGGCCCGCCGGCTCGGTCTGCGCACGCGACTGTCGGCCGTGAGCGAGACGCACACCGTCGCGGTCGGCGACGTGCGCCGCGTCTTGAAAGGCGTCGCCCTCATCACGGTGACGATCCAGGCCGCCGTCGCCCTCATCCTCGCCGCCCGGTGGTGGATCGGCTACGACAAGGACCTCGGCGACGCGCTCTACCTGGGGGTCTTCCACGCGGTGTCGTCCTTCAACAACGCCGGCTTCGCCCTCTTCAGCGACAACCTCGTGTCGTTCGCCGCGGACCCGTGGATCTGCCTCCCCATCTGCGCGGCCATCATCCTCGGCGGACTCGGCTTCCCCGTGATCATGGAGCTGCGGAAGCGCATCGCACTCCCCCGCTCATGGACGCTCAACACCGTCACGGTGATCGTCGGATCCGTCGTCCTCCTCGTGGTCGGAACGATCGTCCTGACCATCCTGGAATGGTCGAACCCCGCGACACTCGGAGCGCTCGACCCCGCGGGTCGGCTGCTCGCCGGATTCACGTCGGCCGTGATGCCGCGCACGGCGGGATTCAACTCGATCGACGTGTCGCAGATGCACCCGGCGAGCTGGCTCGTCACCGACATCCTCATGTTCATCGGCGGCGGCCCGGCGGGAACGGCCGGTGGTCTCAAGATCACGACGTTCGCAGTGCTCTTCTTCATCATCGTCGCCGAGCTGCGCGGCGATACCGCCGTGAACATGTTCGGGAAGCGGCTGCCGCGATCCACCCACCGCGAGGCCCTCACCGTGGCGCTGCTGTCCGTAGCCCTCGTGGTGGCTTCGACCCTCGCCATCATGCTCATGACGGGCCTCGGGCTCGATCGCGTCCTCTTCGAAGTGATCTCGGCCTTCGCGACCGTGGGTCTCTCCACGGGCATCACGGCGAGCCTGCCGCCCGCAGCCCAGGCGATCCTCATCGTCCTCATGTTCATCGGGCGCCTGGGGCCGGTCGCCCTCGGTTCCGCCCTCGCCCTCACCATCCAGAAACGCGAATACGAACTCCCGAAGGAGCGTCCGATCATTGGATAA
- a CDS encoding potassium channel family protein gives MDNFSLLRRRSHANGAASVAVIGLGRFGGSLAAELARSGTEVLGVDSDEDTVQGLNGVLTHVVRADSTRQAALDQLGVADFDRVVVGIGSDIQASILTCSLLKRMNVRSIWAKAISEQHGLILEQLGIDHVIYPEADMGRRVAHLVRGSMLDYVEFDEDLAVAKTVAPKEIVGRTLEESAIRRRHGVTVVKIKGADGEWHAAGATSVVAEGDTLIVIGPVDRTERFAALR, from the coding sequence TTGGATAACTTCTCTCTTCTCCGTCGCCGCTCGCACGCCAACGGCGCCGCCTCCGTGGCCGTCATCGGTCTCGGTCGGTTCGGTGGCTCGCTCGCCGCCGAACTCGCCCGCTCCGGTACCGAGGTCCTCGGTGTCGACTCCGACGAGGACACCGTCCAGGGGCTCAACGGCGTGCTCACCCATGTGGTCCGCGCCGATTCGACCCGCCAGGCGGCCCTCGACCAGCTCGGCGTGGCCGACTTCGACCGCGTCGTCGTGGGCATCGGCTCCGACATCCAGGCGAGCATCCTCACCTGTTCGCTCCTCAAGCGGATGAACGTGCGCTCCATCTGGGCGAAGGCGATCAGCGAGCAGCACGGGCTCATCCTCGAGCAGCTCGGCATCGACCACGTGATCTACCCGGAGGCCGACATGGGCCGCCGGGTCGCGCACCTCGTACGCGGCTCGATGCTCGACTACGTCGAGTTCGACGAGGACCTCGCCGTGGCGAAGACCGTGGCGCCGAAGGAGATCGTGGGACGGACGCTCGAGGAGTCGGCGATCCGGCGGCGCCACGGCGTGACGGTCGTGAAGATCAAGGGCGCGGACGGCGAGTGGCACGCGGCGGGCGCGACGTCCGTCGTCGCGGAGGGCGACACGTTGATCGTGATCGGACCCGTCGATCGCACCGAGCGGTTCGCCGCGCTCCGCTGA
- a CDS encoding HAD-IA family hydrolase has translation MSSHVLGRPSAFLFDCDGVLVDSLASAEAAWKSWAATYKPDFDMERDMQHGRRAMDTISELVEADLVEQAFEELLQSEMETVDGTDAIPGAVALTESLPAGRWVAVTSGPRELALARLHSAGITLPEKLVTAEDVDRGKPDPQPYERGAEHAGVPISECAVFEDAPAGIAAARAAGAGWVVGIGAGALEPWSDGSLPDVVVPDLDAVRFVDGDLVILRTLS, from the coding sequence ATGAGCTCCCACGTCCTCGGCCGCCCGTCCGCCTTCCTCTTCGATTGTGACGGCGTGCTCGTCGACTCGCTCGCGTCCGCAGAGGCGGCATGGAAGTCGTGGGCGGCGACCTACAAGCCCGACTTCGACATGGAGCGCGACATGCAGCACGGGCGCCGCGCGATGGACACGATCTCCGAGCTCGTGGAGGCCGACCTCGTGGAGCAGGCGTTCGAGGAGCTGCTCCAGAGCGAGATGGAGACGGTGGACGGAACCGACGCGATCCCCGGTGCGGTGGCACTCACCGAGTCTCTCCCCGCCGGCCGGTGGGTGGCCGTGACCTCCGGACCGCGGGAGCTCGCGCTCGCACGCCTCCACTCCGCCGGCATCACCCTCCCCGAGAAGCTCGTCACGGCGGAGGACGTGGACCGCGGAAAGCCCGACCCGCAGCCGTACGAGCGTGGCGCGGAGCACGCGGGCGTTCCGATTTCCGAGTGTGCCGTGTTCGAGGACGCCCCGGCGGGTATCGCTGCGGCACGCGCGGCCGGTGCGGGCTGGGTCGTCGGCATCGGGGCCGGTGCGCTCGAGCCGTGGAGCGATGGCAGCCTTCCCGACGTGGTGGTGCCGGACCTCGACGCCGTCCGCTTCGTCGACGGCGACCTCGTCATCCTCCGCACCCTCTCCTGA
- a CDS encoding DoxX family protein — translation MTTHSNGTTADTRYDSANDLGPMTADPTPQAPVRRGPGASTSLGLLLLRLVVGVVFIAHGVQKVWINGIPATQEGFAGMGVPMPEVAAIVVAALEIGGGALLILGLGTRIVGALLTVNMAVALVLVHIAGGFFASDGGYEFVLTLGVASLALAFTGPGLFAIDAAFRRRRS, via the coding sequence ATGACGACCCACTCCAACGGAACCACCGCGGACACCCGTTACGACTCCGCGAACGACCTCGGCCCGATGACGGCCGACCCCACCCCGCAGGCGCCGGTGCGCCGCGGCCCGGGCGCGAGCACCTCGCTCGGCCTGCTCCTCCTGCGCCTCGTCGTCGGCGTGGTGTTCATCGCCCACGGCGTGCAGAAGGTGTGGATCAACGGCATCCCCGCGACGCAGGAGGGCTTCGCCGGGATGGGCGTCCCGATGCCGGAGGTCGCCGCGATCGTCGTCGCGGCCCTCGAGATCGGCGGGGGAGCGCTCCTCATCCTCGGACTCGGCACCCGCATCGTCGGCGCCCTGCTCACCGTGAACATGGCGGTGGCTCTCGTGCTCGTGCACATCGCCGGCGGCTTCTTCGCCTCCGACGGCGGCTACGAGTTCGTCCTCACCCTCGGCGTCGCGTCCCTCGCTCTGGCCTTCACGGGCCCGGGTCTCTTCGCGATCGACGCCGCCTTCCGCCGTCGCCGCAGCTGA
- a CDS encoding carboxymuconolactone decarboxylase family protein, whose translation MTDLTARQQEIKDAFVEQRGTWSPLWESILRLDPEFLLSYLDFSMVPWKKNHLDAKTKELMYIAVDAAATHLYQPGIRQHIKAALDVGATPQEIMEVIELTSTLGIHAMNIGVPLLVKVLEEKGLRTGPAPLDENQERVKAEFTENRGYWHSFWDEMLELDPELFEAYTNFSSVPWKTGTLSPKVREFVYIAFDAAATHLYVPGLKLHYENALGYGATVGELLEVLEIASVIGIHAATTAVPILVEELEARGTDF comes from the coding sequence ATGACCGACCTCACCGCCCGCCAGCAGGAGATCAAGGACGCGTTCGTCGAGCAGCGCGGCACCTGGAGTCCGCTCTGGGAGAGCATCCTGCGCCTCGATCCGGAGTTCCTCCTCTCCTACCTCGACTTCTCGATGGTGCCGTGGAAGAAGAACCACCTCGACGCGAAGACGAAGGAACTCATGTACATCGCGGTCGACGCCGCCGCGACGCACCTCTACCAGCCGGGCATCCGCCAGCACATCAAGGCGGCCCTCGACGTGGGCGCGACCCCGCAGGAGATCATGGAGGTCATCGAGCTCACGTCCACTCTCGGCATCCACGCCATGAACATCGGTGTTCCGCTGCTCGTGAAGGTGCTCGAGGAGAAGGGGCTGCGCACGGGACCGGCACCACTCGACGAGAACCAGGAGCGCGTGAAGGCCGAGTTCACCGAGAACCGCGGCTACTGGCACAGCTTCTGGGACGAGATGCTCGAACTCGACCCCGAGCTCTTCGAGGCGTACACGAACTTCTCGTCTGTGCCCTGGAAGACGGGCACGCTCTCACCGAAGGTGCGCGAGTTCGTCTACATCGCGTTCGACGCGGCCGCGACGCACCTGTACGTGCCCGGCCTCAAGCTGCACTACGAGAACGCCCTCGGCTACGGCGCCACGGTGGGCGAGCTCCTCGAGGTGCTCGAGATCGCGAGCGTCATCGGGATCCACGCGGCCACGACGGCCGTGCCGATCCTCGTGGAGGAGCTGGAAGCCCGCGGCACGGACTTCTGA
- a CDS encoding NAD(P)-dependent oxidoreductase, producing MTGSAAGTDAGTVAFVGLGNMGTPMSARLLDAGFTVRGFDLSDDARSRFAEAGGTPAVSAAEAARAAELTILMLPNSAVVTAVVDELLAAGALAAGSLVVDMSSSEPLETRALAKRLAAVGVRLVDAPVSGGVKGAVAGTLTIMVGGSPDDVAEARAVLDRLGRVVPTGEIGSGHAVKALNNLLSATHLWVTSEAMEAGKRFGLDPEVMLSVFNGSSGRSGSTENKWPNFILPGTFDSGFGLRLMLKDMRIAAGLARAVGAPSELGEDAIGFWATAADELDPAADHTRVAEWIREHPAGA from the coding sequence GTGACGGGCTCAGCAGCGGGCACCGACGCGGGCACCGTCGCTTTCGTCGGGCTCGGCAACATGGGTACGCCCATGTCGGCCCGTCTCCTCGATGCGGGCTTCACCGTTCGGGGCTTCGACCTCAGCGACGACGCGCGTTCGCGGTTCGCCGAGGCCGGGGGGACGCCGGCCGTGTCCGCCGCCGAGGCCGCTCGGGCAGCCGAGCTCACGATCCTCATGCTCCCGAACTCCGCGGTCGTGACCGCCGTCGTGGACGAGCTGCTCGCGGCCGGGGCGCTCGCCGCCGGCTCGCTCGTCGTCGACATGAGCTCGTCAGAGCCTCTCGAGACACGGGCCCTCGCGAAGCGGCTCGCCGCGGTGGGCGTCCGGCTCGTGGACGCGCCCGTCTCGGGCGGCGTGAAGGGTGCGGTGGCCGGCACGCTCACGATCATGGTCGGGGGATCACCGGACGACGTGGCGGAGGCGCGGGCCGTGCTCGACCGCCTCGGCCGCGTCGTCCCCACCGGCGAGATCGGCTCGGGCCACGCGGTCAAGGCGCTCAACAACCTCCTCTCCGCGACGCACCTGTGGGTCACGAGCGAGGCGATGGAGGCGGGGAAGCGGTTCGGCCTCGACCCCGAGGTCATGCTCTCCGTCTTCAACGGGTCGAGCGGCCGCAGCGGGTCCACCGAGAACAAGTGGCCGAACTTCATCCTCCCCGGCACCTTCGACTCGGGCTTCGGCCTCCGGCTCATGCTCAAGGACATGCGGATCGCGGCCGGGCTCGCGCGCGCCGTCGGTGCGCCGTCGGAGCTCGGGGAGGACGCGATCGGGTTCTGGGCGACCGCCGCCGACGAGCTCGACCCGGCCGCCGACCACACGCGCGTGGCCGAGTGGATCCGCGAGCACCCCGCCGGGGCGTAG